One window of the Magnolia sinica isolate HGM2019 chromosome 19, MsV1, whole genome shotgun sequence genome contains the following:
- the LOC131234760 gene encoding uncharacterized protein LOC131234760 isoform X2 — MAENFRRWESDPLFSAAEVVQDSADRMMSIYRMLLHDQSLLQGDPSDPKLLSSVDYHRRDLATALGTTKWQLEDFERAVNSSALLDRSGLREDAISRYKQLVRAIREQIILVEKSIENSSAGDLDQNMPWVNLNEQDRDGFALFLSGADSTDHPVHYDSESSIMRRFLDSAAASSYDEKSDEIVELKIEEPEHSKMNGIEHLDQAFDSFKDNKLRKVGSRSARLGFESSVSLQVLTGDRECESSFTSSGGRDLEVGTSKNRSKGSCSRLDIFGFLNKFWLASGSKMARSFTKRRKDGEVMDDCIFDVERSHLTSALDASQADQGKPTRLGFSFDGSRNAMQSSSHLGAFRRIFQRLQYIVRYSRVPLRLALVIFASLILLGLLFFRAA; from the exons ATGGCGGAGAATTTCCGTAGATGGGAATCGGATCCTCTTTTTTCTGCGGCGGAAGTTGTTCAAGATTCTGCCGACAG GATGATGTCCATTTACCGAATGTTGCTACATGATCAGAGTCTTCTTCAAGGTGACCCCTCAGACCCAAAGCTACTTAGTTCAGTTGATTATCATAGACGTGATCTTGCAACTGCTCTTGGAACAACTAAATGGCAG TTGGAGGATTTCGAGAGGGCTGTCAATTCGTCTGCTTTATTGGATAGGTCTGGTTTGAGGGAAGATGCTATATCTAGGTATAAGCAACTTGTCAGGGCAATAAGGGAGCAaatcattttggtggagaaaagcATTGAGAATTCTTCCGCTGGAGATCTCGACCAAAACATGCCATGGGTGAACTTAAACGAACAGGATAGAGATGGGTTTGCTTTATTTCTTTCTGGAGCCGATTCGACAGACCATCCTGTTCATTACGATTCGGAAAGTAGTATCATGAGAAGGTTCCTTGATTCAGCTGCCGCCTCAAGTTATGATGAGAAGAGCGATGAAATTGtggagctcaaaattgaagaacCGGAACACTCGAAGATGAATGgcattgagcatttggaccaagCATTTGATTCTTTCAAGGATAATAAGTTGAGGAAAGTGGGATCGCGTTCCGCACGGTTGGGTTTTGAATCGTCAGTCTCCCTCCAAGTGTTAACTGGAGACAGAGAGTGCGAAAGTTCATTCACCAGTTCTGGGGGCCGTGATCTGGAAGTTGGGACTTCCAAGAACAGGTCAAAAGGGTCATGCAGCAGGCTTGATATTTTTGGATTCCTGAACAAGTTCTGGTTAGCATCTGGGAGTAAGATGGCTAGGAGTTTTACAAAGAGGAGAAAGGATGGAGAGGTGATGGATGACTGTATATTCGATGTGGAAAGAAGTCATTTAACTTCAGCTCTCGATGCGTCGCAAGCTGATCAG GGTAAACCTACTAGGTTGGGGTTTTCTTTTGACGGATCGAGAAACGCCATGCAATCATCTAGCCACCTTGGAGCTTTCCGGAGGATATTTCAAAGGCTTCAATATATTGTCCGATACAGCCGAGTTCCCTTGCGGTTAGCATTGGTGATATTTGCTTCACTAATACTTTTAG
- the LOC131234760 gene encoding uncharacterized protein LOC131234760 isoform X1: MAENFRRWESDPLFSAAEVVQDSADRMMSIYRMLLHDQSLLQGDPSDPKLLSSVDYHRRDLATALGTTKWQLEDFERAVNSSALLDRSGLREDAISRYKQLVRAIREQIILVEKSIENSSAGDLDQNMPWVNLNEQDRDGFALFLSGADSTDHPVHYDSESSIMRRFLDSAAASSYDEKSDEIVELKIEEPEHSKMNGIEHLDQAFDSFKDNKLRKVGSRSARLGFESSVSLQVLTGDRECESSFTSSGGRDLEVGTSKNRSKGSCSRLDIFGFLNKFWLASGSKMARSFTKRRKDGEVMDDCIFDVERSHLTSALDASQADQGKPTRLGFSFDGSRNAMQSSSHLGAFRRIFQRLQYIVRYSRVPLRLALVIFASLILLVPLERSSAVAMRRRSD, from the exons ATGGCGGAGAATTTCCGTAGATGGGAATCGGATCCTCTTTTTTCTGCGGCGGAAGTTGTTCAAGATTCTGCCGACAG GATGATGTCCATTTACCGAATGTTGCTACATGATCAGAGTCTTCTTCAAGGTGACCCCTCAGACCCAAAGCTACTTAGTTCAGTTGATTATCATAGACGTGATCTTGCAACTGCTCTTGGAACAACTAAATGGCAG TTGGAGGATTTCGAGAGGGCTGTCAATTCGTCTGCTTTATTGGATAGGTCTGGTTTGAGGGAAGATGCTATATCTAGGTATAAGCAACTTGTCAGGGCAATAAGGGAGCAaatcattttggtggagaaaagcATTGAGAATTCTTCCGCTGGAGATCTCGACCAAAACATGCCATGGGTGAACTTAAACGAACAGGATAGAGATGGGTTTGCTTTATTTCTTTCTGGAGCCGATTCGACAGACCATCCTGTTCATTACGATTCGGAAAGTAGTATCATGAGAAGGTTCCTTGATTCAGCTGCCGCCTCAAGTTATGATGAGAAGAGCGATGAAATTGtggagctcaaaattgaagaacCGGAACACTCGAAGATGAATGgcattgagcatttggaccaagCATTTGATTCTTTCAAGGATAATAAGTTGAGGAAAGTGGGATCGCGTTCCGCACGGTTGGGTTTTGAATCGTCAGTCTCCCTCCAAGTGTTAACTGGAGACAGAGAGTGCGAAAGTTCATTCACCAGTTCTGGGGGCCGTGATCTGGAAGTTGGGACTTCCAAGAACAGGTCAAAAGGGTCATGCAGCAGGCTTGATATTTTTGGATTCCTGAACAAGTTCTGGTTAGCATCTGGGAGTAAGATGGCTAGGAGTTTTACAAAGAGGAGAAAGGATGGAGAGGTGATGGATGACTGTATATTCGATGTGGAAAGAAGTCATTTAACTTCAGCTCTCGATGCGTCGCAAGCTGATCAG GGTAAACCTACTAGGTTGGGGTTTTCTTTTGACGGATCGAGAAACGCCATGCAATCATCTAGCCACCTTGGAGCTTTCCGGAGGATATTTCAAAGGCTTCAATATATTGTCCGATACAGCCGAGTTCCCTTGCGGTTAGCATTGGTGATATTTGCTTCACTAATACTTTTAG